The following coding sequences are from one Gossypium hirsutum isolate 1008001.06 chromosome A12, Gossypium_hirsutum_v2.1, whole genome shotgun sequence window:
- the LOC121210921 gene encoding probable protein phosphatase 2C 49 — MVAEAEVVCQQSVPLLEVPFFGKGSNFEEINEIVAIPSLVSSPEFRQVSRGTTGSVSVDLSTSQLDVKSLDEFPDPCNIESTVLQFVPSIRSGSFADIGPRRYMEDEHIRIDDLSSQLGSLFKFPKPSAFYGVFDGHGGPEAAAYVRRHVLRLFFEDVNFPQSCEVDDDFLAGVENSVRKSFLLADLALADDCTVNSSSGTTALTALIFGRLLMVANAGDCRAVLCRKGEAIDMSEDHRPIYPSERRRVEELGGFIDDGYLNGVLSVSRALGDWDMKLPKGSSSPLIAEPEVRQVVLTEDDEFLIIGCDGIWDVMSSQHAVSLVRRGLRRHDDPEQCARDLVMEALRRNTFDNLTVIVICFSEPDYREQPSPRQRRLRCCSLSAEALCSLRSAMRIRDR; from the exons atggttgcTGAAGCTGAAGTTGTTTGCCAACAGAGCGTGCCGCTGTTGGAAGTTCCGTTTTTCGGTAAAGGAAGTAACTTCGAGGAGATTAATGAAATCGTCGCGATTCCGTCGCTGGTTTCTTCGCCTGAGTTCCGACAAGTCAGTCGTGGTACTACTGGGTCGGTTTCCGTCGATTTATCCACCTCTCAACTG GATGTGAAATCTCTAGATGAATTCCCAGATCCATGTAATATTGAATCTACTGTCCTGCAATTCGTCCCGAGTATCCGTTCAGGTAGCTTCGCTGACATTGGACCAAGGAGATACATGGAAGACGAACATATTCGTATTGATGATCTATCATCACAATTGGGTTCCCTTTTCAAGTTTCCTAAGCCTAGTGCTTTTTATGGG GTGTTTGATGGTCATGGTGGTCCTGAAGCCGCGGCGTATGTAAGGAGACACGTGCTTAGATTATTTTTCGAAGATGTGAATTTTCCCCAGTCGTGTGAAGTTGATGATGATTTCTTGGCAGGGGTTGAGAACTCGGTCCGGAAATCATTTCTTCTTGCTGACCTTGCTCTTGCTGATGATTGTACTGTGAATAGCTCTTCAGGCACAACAGCGCTTACGGCTCTTATTTTTGGAAG GCTTCTAATGGTGGCCAATGCCGGTGATTGCCGAGCAGTTCTCTGTCGAAAAGGGGAGGCAATAGATATGTCCGAAGACCACAGGCCTATTTATCCATCAGAACGGAGGAGAGTGGAGGAGCTCGGTGGGTTTATTGACGATGGATATCTTAACGGTGTTCTATCAGTTTCTCGAGCCTTGGGGGATTGGGACATGAAGTTACCCAAGGGTTCATCTTCACCTCTCATCGCTGAACCCGAGGTCCGCCAAGTGGTTCTGACAGAGGATGACGAGTTCCTTATCATCGGATGTGATGGGATTTGGGATGTTATGTCAAGTCAACATGCAGTTAGCCTAGTTCGCAGAGGGTTGCGACGGCACGACGACCCCGAGCAATGTGCTAGAGACCTTGTCATGGAAGCGTTACGCCGCAACACATTTGATAATTTAACCGTCATCGTCATATGCTTCTCCGAACCTGATTACAGGGAACAACCATCTCCTCGGCAAAGAAGATTGAGGTGTTGTAGCCTATCTGCAGAGGCCCTGTGTAGCTTGAGGAGTGCAATGCGAATTCGTGACCGGTAA